TGAGGAATTCAGGGATTTAACCGGCAAGAAGTATATTCTCTTCACTTCCTCATGCAGGAGTGCATTATACCTTGCTTATAAGGCTATCGGAAGAAACGGAGTGGTTCATACCAGCCCTCTTACTTGTAAGGTTGCACTCCTACCGATTCTTGCAACAGATAACGAAATTTGCTTTAATGACGTCAGACAAAATGATTGGACTTTAGATCCCAATGCCGTAAAAGATCGTATAACAAAAGACAGCATAGCTATTCAGGCTATTCATTTCGGTGGATTCCCGTGCGACATGCAAGCTCTGAGGGGAATTGCCGATGAAAACAGACTTGTTTTGATAGAAGACTGTGCCCAAGGGTATGGTTCAAGCTATGATGGTGTTTCTACTGGGAAATTGGGTGATATATCTTGTTTTACATTAACAAAGAACCTTTTCAGTTTGGGTGGCGGTGTTTTCGCGACCGACAACAAGGAATGGTATCTGAGGGCGAAGGAATTGCAGCAGAGCTTCGCTTCTGAAAGTACAGCCAAAATAGCTTACAGGGTTTTCATGGCTCTGATTACTACTTATCGTGCGAAACCAGGACTTGAGAACCTGTATCAGTTCGTTAAAAGGAAGGTAAAAGCATCAGAGGCTGGTGATTATCTCATGCTACTTGAGAAGGAGCTTACCAAGCCGGCCAAGTTATACTTGAAGAGTTGCTGGTCTAGATGGAGCACAATTCAAGCCCTTGTTGAGATTAGGAAAGAAGCCGCCAAATCTTTGTTGAATGAAGTGGGTGTATCCAATGAACTAAAACAAAGCAATCCATTATCTGATTCATCATACACCAAACTATTTGTTATGTCGGGAAAGGATTCAAAAGAAAGCATACTAGAATTGAATGAACATGGTATCGAAGCAATGCATTTAGAGCATAAGCATCAGGTGAGATACCAAGGTAAGCTTTTATCTTTTGCTGATCCAAATCTCCCATATTGTAATCTGAAAGCATATGAATGCATCCACGATAGATTACTAAGTCTTCCGGTTGTACAAACAGCTTACTCCAAAAGCAAGCATACACAGCTATTTAACGCTATGAGAATGAATAATGAATAAGACAATTTGGTTTGACATCACCAATACTCCTCATATAAACTTCTTTAAACCCCTTATCATGAGGTTGCAGAAAGACTATAAGCTCATCTATTCACTGAAGGACTTCGCTGAGACAGTTCCCTTGTTTGAGAAAGACATCCGGGAAGAATACGTCTTGATTGGAGCTCATAAGGGTAAGAACAAGTGTAGCAAAGTGCTGGGGATGCTATCACGCATTAGTAACTTGAACTCAAGCATCTCACATTTTGATATTAAGATTTCTATTGGTGGCGATTCTTCAAACTACCTAGCCAAGATTCGCAGAAAGAAGTCCATAACCTTTGATGACAATGAAACATCCTTCAATAAAAGGTATAGTCTCTTTACAGACATGGCTTTCTGGCCCAAGGCAGTTCCTCAAGCCGAGCTTGCAAGACAAGGTTTTAAGCGGAATAAGCTATATCAGTATGATGGCTTCAAAGAAGACATTTACGTGGCTGATTATCATCCAGACGACAACTTCAGCAATAGTCTCCCTTTCGAACACTATGTGGTTGTTCGTCCCGAAAACTTACAAGCAAATTACATAGACAATGATTCCGCAAAACCAATCACACCTAAATTGCTTCAGGCTCTATCGAAAGCGGGTTACAACATATTGTACCTGCCAAGGTATGCCGTGGACAAGGCTTATGCAGAGGGAGTCAAGAATATCTACATTCCTAATAAGCCCATCAATGGCTTGGATGCATGCTATTATTCCGAGGGAGTATTGACCGGGGCGGGTACTTTTGCGCGGGAAGCAGCATGTCTGGGAGTGCCTTCTTTTTC
This genomic stretch from Candidatus Cloacimonadota bacterium harbors:
- a CDS encoding DUF354 domain-containing protein yields the protein MNKTIWFDITNTPHINFFKPLIMRLQKDYKLIYSLKDFAETVPLFEKDIREEYVLIGAHKGKNKCSKVLGMLSRISNLNSSISHFDIKISIGGDSSNYLAKIRRKKSITFDDNETSFNKRYSLFTDMAFWPKAVPQAELARQGFKRNKLYQYDGFKEDIYVADYHPDDNFSNSLPFEHYVVVRPENLQANYIDNDSAKPITPKLLQALSKAGYNILYLPRYAVDKAYAEGVKNIYIPNKPINGLDACYYSEGVLTGAGTFAREAACLGVPSFSFFAGKSLLAVDKAMIRDGKMFFSRDVSELMARLKTSNRTDVDLNRSKVVQEEVITKLKEVIEA
- a CDS encoding DegT/DnrJ/EryC1/StrS family aminotransferase, with the protein product MIPYYNPHFGFLDLIRTMFCLGTEAKLAEEFRDLTGKKYILFTSSCRSALYLAYKAIGRNGVVHTSPLTCKVALLPILATDNEICFNDVRQNDWTLDPNAVKDRITKDSIAIQAIHFGGFPCDMQALRGIADENRLVLIEDCAQGYGSSYDGVSTGKLGDISCFTLTKNLFSLGGGVFATDNKEWYLRAKELQQSFASESTAKIAYRVFMALITTYRAKPGLENLYQFVKRKVKASEAGDYLMLLEKELTKPAKLYLKSCWSRWSTIQALVEIRKEAAKSLLNEVGVSNELKQSNPLSDSSYTKLFVMSGKDSKESILELNEHGIEAMHLEHKHQVRYQGKLLSFADPNLPYCNLKAYECIHDRLLSLPVVQTAYSKSKHTQLFNAMRMNNE